In the genome of Paraburkholderia azotifigens, the window TGAGAACAGAGCGGGCGCATGACGGCGCATGCGCGTGTTTGATCGAAAGTGAATTGGAAGAAAAAAGTCTTTTGAGGTGATGGAATAACCGCTCATTGATGGCGTTAGCACCTGAGTCGCACTGTCGGGTTCGCGAGCCACGCTCGCGCAGCGCTCAAACAAACGTCATCAAATGGAGCGGTTTTGGATCACAACACGGTTCAACCGGGGTGGGTGCGCGTCACGCACTGGATCAATGCATTGGCTGTCGTCCTCATGGTGATGAGCGGCTGGCAGATTTACGATGCATCGCCGATCTTTCCCGTCATTCAGTTTTCTCCTTCGATCACACTAGGCGGCTGGCTAGGCGGCGCGCTGCAATGGCACTTCGCCGTGATGTGGCTCCTGGTCGCGAACTTCATCGTCTATCTCGCGTTCAATCTCGCGTCCGGCCGCTTTCGACGCAAGCTGTTGCCGCTCGACGCGAAACAGCTTGCCGCCGATCTGCTCGCGGCACTGCGCGGGCGGCTGAAGCACGACGATCTCACGCATTACAACGCGCTGCAAAAGCTCGCGTATCTCGTCGTGATCGCGGATATCGTGCTGATCGTGCTGTCGGGACTGGCTGTGTGGAAGTCGGTGCAGTTTCCGTTGCTGCGCACGCTGATGGGCGGCTACGACAACGCGCGCGTGGTGCACTTCATCTGCATGAGCGTGCTGGTCGCGTTCTTCGTCGTGCATGTCGCGATGGTTGCGCTGGTGCCGCGCTCGCTGCTGCTGATGATCCGGGGGCGCTGAATCATGACGATCCGCAAGCGTACGCCGCAGCCCGGCTCATTTCTCGCCACGCACGGCGAGTCGATCATTCAGGACGCGCAGCGCGAGCTCAAGTCGCCCGCGCGGCGCCTGTTCGGTCAACGTCTGTTGACGCTCGGCGGCATTGCGCTGCTGTCGGGCTGCGATCTGACCAATGACAAATCCGTGAATACGGCATTGCGCCGCATTTCGTTTTTCAACGACGACGTGCAGGCGTTGCTGTTCGATCCAAACAAACTCGCGCCGACGTATCCCGAGTCGATGATCACGCGGCCATTTCCATTCAATGCCTTCTATGACATCGATGACGTGCCCGAAGTCGACGCCGCCTCTTATCGTTTGCAACTGAGCGGTCTCGCGCACGGTAAGCGCACATGGACGCTGGACGAACTGCGCGCGCTGCCGCAGGAAAGCCAGATTACGCGGCATATTTGCATCGAAGGATGGAGCGCGATCGGTCACTGGGGCGGCGTGCGTTTCGCGGATTTCCTGCGCCGCGCGGGCGCCGACACGAGCGCGAAGTATGTGTCGCTGCGTTGCGCGGACAACTACTGGACGAGCATCGACATGCCGACTGCGTTGCACGCGCAAACATTGCTCACGCTCACGTATGACGGCGACGTGCTGCCGCCCAAATACGGCTTTCCGATGAAGCTGCGCATGCCGACCAAGCTCGGCTACAAGAATCCGAAGCATATCGTCGCCATCGAAATCACGAACCAGTACCCGGGCGGCTATTGGGAGAACCAGGGCTACAACTGGTTCGGCGGCTCGTGACGGTATTACGTTGTTCAGTCTCTTCAAATCCAAACCAACCCCTTGGGAGCTTCTATGTCTTTCCGCATCAAATTCGGCACGGCTCTGTTGACGGCCACGCTCGCGACGGCCGCATTCGCGCAGGCGCCCGCGACGAAACCTTCACGCATTCGTGGAGAAATCGTTTCGCTCGACGGCGACACGCTCAAGGTGCATCGCCGCAGCGGCGATACGGTGTCGATCGAAGTGAAACCGGCTGTCACCGTTTCATCCGTGAAGCCGATGCAGTTGTCCGATATCAAGCCGGGCTCGTTCATTGGCACGGCGGCGACGACGGGCACGGACGGCAAGCTGACGGCAACGGAAGTCGTGGTGTTTCCCGAGTCCGCGCGCGGCACGGGCGAAGGGCATTACGCGTGGGATCTCGGGCCGAACAGTTCGATGACCAATGCGAACGTGGATACCGTGGTGCAGAGCACGAGCGGGCGCGATCTGAAACTGTCGTACAAGGGCGGCAGCAACGTCGTGACGGTCCCGCCCAACGTGCCCATCGTGACGATTGCGCCCGCCGCGCATAGCGATCTCACGCCGGGCAAGAAGGTGTTCGTCGTGGCGACGCCTGCTTCTTCGCAAGGGGAGTTTGTCGCGCAGCGCGTGGTCGTCGAAAAGGATGGTGTCGCGCCGCCGATGTAATGCGTTGCAGCAAACCGGTTCAAAACCGCTTTAAATAATTTCGCCAATTTTTTTCGATTTTTGTTAGCGGCTGCGGCGATAAGATCGCCGCAGCCGTAATAAAAGGGAAGAAAAAATGGCGATCACTTTGAATGGGCCGGCGTCGTCCGCTTCTGGAAAATCTTTAAAGATAGACGCGATCCGTTTCCTCGCGGCGTTCTGGGTGCTGATGTATCACTTCAAGCCGCCTCTTTTCAAAGCACTCCTGCCGCATCAGCTATCGTTCATAAGCAGTGCGCTATGGTCCGGCGCGACGGTGCTGTTCGCGGGGCCCGCAGCCGTGATCGTGTTCTTCGTCATTTCCGGCTATTGCATTCATGCCGCATATCACAAAGACGTCGCGCTAAAACCGGTCAACTATTACGCATCCAGATTTATTCGAATCGGATTGCCGCTGGTCGTTTTGCTATGCGTCGTTCAGCCTTTGCCGGCGGGACAGAATTATCTGGAATCGGTACTCTGGTCGCTTTACTGCGAAATGGTCTATTACGCGGTCTATCCGCTGTTGCGGCCGCGCTTTCGCCATATCGGCGAAATGATCGTCGGCTGTACGCTGCTGGCGGCGGCGATGGTCGCTTGCGTGCGGCTCTTTGGACATCCCGTCTGTCATGGATGCGTCTATGAGACCTATCGCGTGCCGGGCACGGCGTTGCTCTATGCGGCGGGATGGATCTCGGGCTGCCTGATCGCGGAGACGCAGCGCAATGCCGCGCAATTCCAGATTCGCGGCGCATATTCGCCGCTCACGATGATGCTCCGGCACGCACTGGACGCGAGCACCCTTGCACTCGCGACGCATCTGATCGTGCTGAGAGTAGCCGTGGTCGCGGCAGGCGCTGCCGTGATGATTCTGCTTTCCGAGTCGAGTCTCAAGCCCGCCATGCTGCCGTTGATCACACCCGATATCACGCTGCCTGTCTTTCAGCTCCTCGCTGTAGTGTGGATCGCGACGGAAACGGCGACGCCTTCTCGTTCTCGCGTGTGGTCGACGCTGGCCGCGTGCGGCGCGTGGTCGTACAGCCTCTATCTGTGCCACAAGACGGCGCTTGCGCTGCTCGAAGTGACGTCATTCGACGAAAGCTCGCGAATTGCGTGGTTCGTCGAAGTGGCGCTGGCGTTTGCGATCAGTTACGCGTTCTATCGCGTGATCGAAAAGCCGTCGCATGTCATTTCGCAGCGGTTGCGCAAGTACGCGCCCGATGTGCCGGGCGCGCCTGCCGCCTGATCACGGCGTCCAGCGATACACGATCACGCTCGATCCGTTGTAGTTGTCTTTGGTGACGACGTACTCACCCGTCGATCGGAGGAACGCTCTTAGTCCATACATCGAGTCGACGTCGTTGCCGACGTCCACGTTGCCCGGGTTCGAATTGGTGAACGTCGTGTCGAGATGGCCCGTGGTGAGGTTGAACGCATCGATGTTCGGCACGGTATGCACGTAGCCGACGAACAGATAGTTGCCCGCCGCCGTCATCGATTTCGGGTTCGCGCTGGTGAGCGTGATCACAGGATCTGGCTGCGTCATGTTGCCCGCGCTCCAGCCGTGATACACCTCGATCCGCGTGTTCATCGCCGTCCAGTCCGAGCTTCCCGCGATGCCTTGCGCGAGTACCATCGTGTCGCTTTCGGCGAGATAGATGATGCGTGTCAATGGCCTGATGCTCATCGGAATCGGTAACGCGATGCCCGGTCCCCACGCGGGCTTGCCGTAGCCGTCGAAGCCTGTCAACGGATAGTGATAGATATGATTCGTGCGATCGAGCCCGGCCCATACGTCGCCCTTGCTGTCGATGCTGAATCCGCCGGTGATCGGGCGCGTCGTATTGAATGCCGGACCCGGAATCGACGCATCAGGCACGGCGATATAGCCTTTGGACGGTTCGAAATGAAAGAAGTAGAAGATGGCCGGATTCTGTCCCGATGCAACGAGTATCCGGTTGCCGCCGACGCTAACCAGCTGGCCGAAGTGTTCGTTGCGCTGCGTGTCGTTGACGTTGAGGCGCGGATCGTCAGGCGAGGAGAACGGATCGACGGTGTTCGCGACGAAGATGCCGCCTGCCGTGCCCGAATAGATGTTGGTGCCGCTATAGAACAACGCGCCGTCCGTGACGGGATCGGGCGCCGCGACAGCTTCGAAGTTCAGCGATTGCAGCTTCCACAGCAGATTGCCTGTGCTGTTGTACGCGTGGATGTCGGTGCCGCCGTTGCGGCCGAGATCCCAGCCGCCGCCCCACGGATTGTTGAGCACGTATAGTGTGCCTGCCGCGTCCTTGCCGATGCCCTTGATGCGAGTGAAGCGTTTGTCGCCCACCTGGCCTTTGATACCCGTCGTCGTGTCGAGATAGCCGCCCTGCACGCCGAACGTACCGGCGAGTTGCGGCGCGCCCGTCACGTTATAGAGCTTGATGTTCATATCGGGCCCTTCGTCGCCGACCATCAGCAGCCCAGACGACGCATCGAAATACAACGCGGAAGGGCGCGGCGCGGCGGGCATCTGGATCGTGTTCAGCAGCGCGCCCGTGGGACCGTATTCGACGATCGCGCCCGCGCTCTTGCGTGCGACCCACACGTTGCCCGCGTTATCCAGTGCGAGTGCGCCGGGACTCGCTACGGCGATATCCTGCTGCCATGCGCCGTCCGTCGTGAACACGCGCACGCGATTGCCGAAGAAGTCGCTGGCATAGAGCAGCGAGCCTGCCGTCGCGAGTCCCGCGATTGCGTCAGCGCGGTTCATCGTGGTCCATGTGCTGACGTTGATGACGAGGTCGCGCGCGCCCGTGGCGCGGTTGTAACGGCCGACGCCGCCCGTGCCGTATTGCGTGCCCGCCTGCATGGCCGCGAAGATCGACGTTGCATTGCCCGTGATGGCGCCGCCCTGGAACTCGCTATGAATGCCGATCGAGCCGATGCTGCGGCCATTCTGGTAAATCGCGACGCCGCCTTCGTTCTCGTCCCAGAGCGACGCCGTGTAGACGACGCCTTCGGGTGAGACCCACATCGAGCGGGCGGCATTGCCGACGTGGTTGGCAAGCGTGCCGTAGGTATTCGCGAGCCAGTCGGTGCTGTACTGCGCATGACAGACGGAAGCGATCATGGTGACGATTGCGCCGAGCAGCAGCGCGCGCGGCCGCATTCGCGTGTTGAGCATACCGATGTTCTCCTGACGTCGAGAAAGATGGAGTGCCTTCGAGACGCACGGATTTTAAGTGCCCATTTATACAAACGGGGGCCGATAGGCGAACGTGAGTGCAGAAAATGAGTGCAGAAAATGCGCTTTGACGCAGCGCGATGTGCGGCGGCGATGTGCATTGAATCAACGCCCATGCCGCGCGCATCGTTGTCACTCGATCGACACCATGAAAAAGGCCTTCAATCGATGCATGCCGCACTAGAATGAGTTACTGCCGCATTCAATTCGTCTGCATCGGAGAACCAGCATGCCGACCTATCAGTATCGTTGCGAAAGCTGTGGTGAAAAGTTCGAACACGCGGAGCACGTTGCAGAACATGAAAGGGTGCAGCTGAAATGCCCCAAGTGCGGCAGCGAAAAGGTGCAGCACGCACCGGCGCCGTTCGTCGCGAAGACTTCCCGCAAGAGTTGACGCAGGGCACATCGATGAAACCATGCGAAGCCTGCAAGGCTTTGACGGGCATGCCGTCGTCGACGCCGCCGCACGGCGATCTGGCCGAGACGGATTCGCAGATGACGGGCGCGCCTCCCATCAAGCGCTATGACGAATACCGCTGCACGGTATGCGGTAACTGGATGCTTAGAAACACGCAGGACGGCGACCCGCCCGGGGTCTGGTCATCCACGGTGTGATTCCATGTGACGAGAGATTCCGATGACATGGCTTGTGATCCTGCACGGCGCGTATTGGCGCGACGTGTCAGCCGAGGTGTTCAGGGAGCACGCGAAGCGTGACGACTGGAGCCAGCTGACATGCGATACCTTCGACGCTAGCGAAGACATGTGCGAAGCGGAACACGACGGCGTGAAAATCCTGATTCCGCGCAGCACGGTGATTGCCGCGGTGAATCTGCAGGACCGCGAGCGGGCATTGGGCTTTGCATTGCCCGCT includes:
- a CDS encoding acyltransferase family protein, encoding MAITLNGPASSASGKSLKIDAIRFLAAFWVLMYHFKPPLFKALLPHQLSFISSALWSGATVLFAGPAAVIVFFVISGYCIHAAYHKDVALKPVNYYASRFIRIGLPLVVLLCVVQPLPAGQNYLESVLWSLYCEMVYYAVYPLLRPRFRHIGEMIVGCTLLAAAMVACVRLFGHPVCHGCVYETYRVPGTALLYAAGWISGCLIAETQRNAAQFQIRGAYSPLTMMLRHALDASTLALATHLIVLRVAVVAAGAAVMILLSESSLKPAMLPLITPDITLPVFQLLAVVWIATETATPSRSRVWSTLAACGAWSYSLYLCHKTALALLEVTSFDESSRIAWFVEVALAFAISYAFYRVIEKPSHVISQRLRKYAPDVPGAPAA
- a CDS encoding SMP-30/gluconolactonase/LRE family protein, whose translation is MLNTRMRPRALLLGAIVTMIASVCHAQYSTDWLANTYGTLANHVGNAARSMWVSPEGVVYTASLWDENEGGVAIYQNGRSIGSIGIHSEFQGGAITGNATSIFAAMQAGTQYGTGGVGRYNRATGARDLVINVSTWTTMNRADAIAGLATAGSLLYASDFFGNRVRVFTTDGAWQQDIAVASPGALALDNAGNVWVARKSAGAIVEYGPTGALLNTIQMPAAPRPSALYFDASSGLLMVGDEGPDMNIKLYNVTGAPQLAGTFGVQGGYLDTTTGIKGQVGDKRFTRIKGIGKDAAGTLYVLNNPWGGGWDLGRNGGTDIHAYNSTGNLLWKLQSLNFEAVAAPDPVTDGALFYSGTNIYSGTAGGIFVANTVDPFSSPDDPRLNVNDTQRNEHFGQLVSVGGNRILVASGQNPAIFYFFHFEPSKGYIAVPDASIPGPAFNTTRPITGGFSIDSKGDVWAGLDRTNHIYHYPLTGFDGYGKPAWGPGIALPIPMSIRPLTRIIYLAESDTMVLAQGIAGSSDWTAMNTRIEVYHGWSAGNMTQPDPVITLTSANPKSMTAAGNYLFVGYVHTVPNIDAFNLTTGHLDTTFTNSNPGNVDVGNDVDSMYGLRAFLRSTGEYVVTKDNYNGSSVIVYRWTP
- a CDS encoding DUF3987 domain-containing protein, which encodes MSFRIKFGTALLTATLATAAFAQAPATKPSRIRGEIVSLDGDTLKVHRRSGDTVSIEVKPAVTVSSVKPMQLSDIKPGSFIGTAATTGTDGKLTATEVVVFPESARGTGEGHYAWDLGPNSSMTNANVDTVVQSTSGRDLKLSYKGGSNVVTVPPNVPIVTIAPAAHSDLTPGKKVFVVATPASSQGEFVAQRVVVEKDGVAPPM
- a CDS encoding cytochrome b/b6 domain-containing protein, producing MDHNTVQPGWVRVTHWINALAVVLMVMSGWQIYDASPIFPVIQFSPSITLGGWLGGALQWHFAVMWLLVANFIVYLAFNLASGRFRRKLLPLDAKQLAADLLAALRGRLKHDDLTHYNALQKLAYLVVIADIVLIVLSGLAVWKSVQFPLLRTLMGGYDNARVVHFICMSVLVAFFVVHVAMVALVPRSLLLMIRGR
- a CDS encoding FmdB family zinc ribbon protein — encoded protein: MPTYQYRCESCGEKFEHAEHVAEHERVQLKCPKCGSEKVQHAPAPFVAKTSRKS
- a CDS encoding molybdopterin-dependent oxidoreductase; the encoded protein is MTIRKRTPQPGSFLATHGESIIQDAQRELKSPARRLFGQRLLTLGGIALLSGCDLTNDKSVNTALRRISFFNDDVQALLFDPNKLAPTYPESMITRPFPFNAFYDIDDVPEVDAASYRLQLSGLAHGKRTWTLDELRALPQESQITRHICIEGWSAIGHWGGVRFADFLRRAGADTSAKYVSLRCADNYWTSIDMPTALHAQTLLTLTYDGDVLPPKYGFPMKLRMPTKLGYKNPKHIVAIEITNQYPGGYWENQGYNWFGGS